The Vreelandella piezotolerans genomic interval ATCTCTTCGGGTTTGCTGTAGTAAAGCTGCCCCAGCGCTTTGTCCATTGCGGCAGCGTTAAAAAACAGCGCGCTAGGCTGCTGGCCGTCCGGTTGAAGTAAGATGGCCCGGAAACAGGCGAGTAATCGCTGGTTGAGGGGGTGGCGAATGGGCGCGGCATTGGTCAACCAGGCGGCTGAGGCGAAGGCGTTACTAGGCAGGTCTTGAAAACATTTGGGGGCAATGAAGTGGTCGAATGCGTGAAACCACTCATGAGCGATGCTGCCGGGGCCAGCGTTTTTGGCAAGCGCAAAGCTACGCTGGCTGGGATCATAGTGTGCCGACACGCCAGGACGTCCACCGGTGCCGTACTGCAGCGCTAGTGCGCCTCTAAGTGAAATCAGCGTTTCGTTGCCTTGTAAAATGAGCATGAGGTCGCAGAGCGCATCATGAAACAGGGCTGCCGCTCGATCGCGCTCTTCACGCGTTACCCAGCGGCCAATTTCGATAGAGCGGAAGTCAAATTGGCGGCGAATTGCGCCAAAGCTACTGGCGGAGTCTGCGCGATGTGTAGGGCCGTTCCGAAAAAATGGTCGTTCATGAAAGCTCACGTATCACCTATGTCGGTGGAAATCATAGCGTTAGCTACCTTTCGCCCATGAAAAAGCGCCCTCAAAACTGAGGACGCTTTTTTAAGCACCGATGCTTCTAGTACCTTGCCTTCCATGGTCATCGCTTAGCGCTTCCTTGGCTAGCTCCTTCCGTGGCTTTGCATGGCTCTTCCTGAGCACGCTCTCTTTCCATGAGCTGGGTGTCGCTATTCCTTAGCGTACATTCCTTTGTGCCGCGGTATCCCTGCCGCCGACCCTTCAAACTATAGGTTAGGGATAAATAATGTACAAGATTAAATTGTATATTTATTGTACCTGAATGGTACGAAATGATGATTTATGTCGTTTAATTTATATAAAACAAAGAGTTACTTTTCGTTTGTTCGCGATGGTTTTGCTATACAATATCAGGAGGTAGGGCTTGTAAGCCTCGATGAGCGCCCCAACGTAGCCCTAGGAGTGCAAATGCTATCCCATGCGTGACCAATAGGAGCATCGAGATGAGTAAGCGTATTCTAATGGTGTTGACCTCGCACGATCAGCTAGGTGATACAGGAGAGAAAACCGGCTTTTGGCTGGAAGAGCTGGCGGCACCTTACTACGTCTTCAAAGACGCGGGCGCTGAAATAACGCTTGCCTCACCTAAAGGTGGGCAACCGCCGCTGGACCCCAAAAGCGATGCGGAAGAGAGCCAAACCGACGACACCCGACGCTTTCAGCAAGACGAGACAGCTAAAGTCGAATTGGCGAATACGCATCGCCTGAGCGACATGAGCGCAGACGATTTCGACGCGGTGTTTTACCCTGGTGGCCATGGGCCGTTATGGGATTTGGTGGACGATGAAGACTCTATCCATTTGATCGAAACTTTTATCGCCCAAGGTAAACCGGTGGCGTCAGTATGCCACGCACCTATCGTGCTGGTGAATGCCAAAGACGTAAGCGGCGAGCCGCTGGTGAAAGGTCGTCAAGTGACCGGTTTTACTAATGGTGAAGAAGAGGCGGTGGGTCTCACTAATGTCGTACCGCATTTAGTAGAAGATGCGCTACAGAAATGTGGCGGTATCTACAGCAAAGCCGATATCTTTACACCCTACGTACGTGAGGACGGTCAGTTGATCACCGGCCAAAACCCGCCCTCTTCTGCTCCTACGGCAGAGGCGCTGATGGCATGGTTCACACGCTAGTACGCTGACGTAATGCCATCGACAAGGCGGGCCTTCGAGCCCGCCTTTTGCGTAGGTAAGCAGCCCATCGGCCGTTAAAGCGTCGCGGTCTCACTCATCGATGAGTGGCCAGCGAAGCGTGGGACGTTTTTGATGCCGACCTGCGTAAGCACGCGTAGATGGTGCGCGCACGAAACTAAAAACTTTTCGCGTTTCATATCCCAGGTTAGATAACTCGAGCTTTATAGGGCGCACTGTGTGCACATAACGCAAGGAAGGCGTTACAAGGAAGTGCAAGTAGGGAGTGCTTGCGGCGCACAAGGAAGCATGAACAGGATGTTCGTGATGTAAGATTAGGGAGGACCTGATGAAACCCCGGCCAGCGATGGTCGGGGTTTTTTTTGCGAGCCGCACTTATGTGCTCGAGTTCATCTAAGCCATTAACAGGCGTAGTGATAGAACAGAGCGCTTAGCTGGCTCATGGGGGCCGACACCGACGTTTGGCAACTCAAACAGCGAAGCAGCACGCTGTCCTTACCGGTGCCTTCCAACCGGAACCGATTGAGGTACGATGTGGTGGCGGATTCTGCATTGCCGCAGTGGCGGCACATGATATCCACACCGTGGACGGTCGAACTGATCATGATATGTCTCACGCTGACCTCCTACCGCTAGGGAATGAGTGGGTTCAGGCGTGGTAACGTCCGTGTAGAGAAACATCACGATGGATGCAGAAAAAGTATAGGCGGTCGCCTGGTAAAGCGCTAAGAAAAGCATGCTGCGCGCCTGAAGGGGGCTCGGTATGCCAAAAGGTAAAATTTATCAAAAGTGCGCTATTTTCTATCTCAGGTTAATGTTTTTGACACATAGAAGGTTCAAGGTAAGTAGCAACACAGGGAGAGGTGTTAAGGAGCGAGAGCAAGCATGGAACGCTTGTCAGACCAGGGATGCACGAACAGGAGGTTCGTGAAGAAGGATTACGGAGGAATTACTACTACCCCGGCCAGCAATGGCCGGGGTTTTTTTATAGGGATCAAGCGGATTTTTCGTCATCGTTCTCAGGTTTGGCGCTGCCTTGATGGGTTAGTGGGCTGGCTTGATCGAGACGCGGATGATTATCCAAAAATGCCTGCTTGGGATTGGGCAGGGTATCCAGCGTTTTAATGGTGTGGTGTAGCGCGTGAATTGCCGCCAGCACGTCATGGGTGTTACCGGTTTCCGAAATAGTGTGCATGTTGCGGATTGGGAACCCCATAGACGTTGCTGCGCTATCGATGGAGGCCAGAACGCCAGCCATGCCATCGGTGCCGGTATCCACCCCCACGATATCCCGCTGCATGGGGATGTCTTGCTCTTTGGCAGCGCTGGCAATGATACGGTTGAGCTGTTCACTGGCAATCGAGCCCACCGACAGCGTAAACCCTTTACCCATTTCCAGCGGCTGCATGCGCTTGTCGCCGATGCCAGGGGCGGCCACATAGTCGTGGTTAACGTCCACGCCAATGAGCGCATCGGGCTTGAGCTCACCAGCCAGCACGCGGCTACCGAAACGGCCAATCTCTTCGTAGCTGGCGATGGCAAACATCACGCGCACCTTCTCGGTGCCGCCCGCTTCGGCGATTAGGCGCGCCACTTCGGCGGTGACAAAGCAGCCTAGGCCGTTATCTAAATACGCGCCATAGAACGTATTCGGGCTAAAGCCAGAGCGAATAGGGCGGTTGAAGATAATCGAGTCGCCTGGACGCACGCCTAGGTTCAGTACCTGCTGCTTTTTGTTCTCGCCATGGATTTGCAGGTCAAGATAGATCTGTTCCTTTTTGATCCCTTTGCTGCCATCGCGCTGAGCGGGATCAGAAAAGTGGATAGCGCCGAGTGCTTCTACTGTGCCGCCTTCGATGCTGCGGTAGTGGCCTGGGGCGTTTGGATCTTCGCTGAACAGCGTGACTTCATGGCCGATTAATACGCCGGGCAAGAAAGAGTCGGTGTTGATCCAGACCTTGCCGTCTTCGCCAATCGAACGAACTTGCATACGGATTTTGTCTGCGTGGCCGATGATCATCAACTTGAACATGTCATCGCGGCCCGGATGCGTGTCTAGCACCACGCCTGCGTTGCCTTTGAACTGGTGCAGGTGCCAGTCGCTGGGCGCGAAGCTCTCGAAGTAGGGCTTTAGTACGCCGTAGGTCATCGCGCCTTCCAAGCCCACTGGGCTGGGGGCCGCCAAAATGTCGCGCATCAATTTGAACTGCGCATCGGGCATCGGTTGCGTCCAGGGTTTTGCGGTATCGCTCATCATGCTTACTCACTTCTGAGGGGGTATAAACACACTAGTCTGCCAGATTGTGGCTGGCTGTATAGCGTTCGCCAGTACTTGAAGTTAGTTGATTAAGTATCATTTGGGTCGCTGGTCAATTGCTCATCAGCATGAACGGCTAGGGCACGTCATGCTGGCGGTATCAGTGGCTACTGTCCATGGATACCTGAATGGCAATTTTTATCGATATGAATATTCTTAAAAGTAATTAATTCAACGTATTAGTCAGCGATGACGAGGGCTAACCTTCCGCGGTCTACACAAGGCAACCTTCAGTGTGCTCCTCTATCAGCGTCTCATCCTCAAGTCTGGAACTAACATTTTTTCGCTCAATACACCTCTAGAGGTCCCAATGCGACTTACAACATGTTATTTGCGACTTTTGCGAGCAGATGAGTGTAATAGTCTTGTCTCTAACCGCTCTATTCGTGCCAGTATACGACGACGGAGCAAGACGCCCCCTTGGATGAGTTAGCATTCAGGCATACTGCATCAGGGGAGGCTATGAAACGCCAGGGATACCAAAAAACTCTAATAAAAAAGACGAATGGTTTAAAAAGGTGAGTGAGGGTAGGACCATGACATCACATTCAGTAAAAGACTCGGCCACGACTAACCGTGCGTGCGAACCACAGACCCTTGGCTTTCTGCTGTTGGACAATTTCACCCTGATTTCGCTGGCATCCGCCATCGATCCACTGCGTATGGCCAACCAGTTGGCCGGTCGTGAGCTTTATCGCTGGTACACGCTGACCCAGGATGGCCTGCCGGTGCGTGCCAGTGACGGCTTGCAGGTGACGCCAGACGCTTCCATTCATACGCCGCTGTCGCTCGAGTGGGTCGTCGTGTGTGGCGGAGTGGGCCCGCAGCATAGTGTGACCCGCGAACACCTCCGTTGGCTGCAGGCACAGGCGCGTCAGGTGAAGCGGCTTGGCTCGGTATGCACGGGTAGTTGGGCATTGGGCCAGGCGGGGCTGCTGGATCATTACGAAACCAGCGTGCATTGGGAGTGTTTGCCCTCCATGCAGGAGGCGTTCCCTAATGTGATTCTGACCCCGCACCTGTTCTCTATCGATCGCGATCGGTTCACGGCCTCAGGAGGTACCGCCCCGCTCGATATGATGCTCAACCTGATTGCTCACGACCATGGCAAAGAGCTGTCGGCGGGTATCTCCGAAATGTTCATCTACGAGCGCGTGCGTAACGAGCAGGATCAGCAGCGCGTGCCCCTCAAGCATGTGCTGGGGACGACTCAGCCCAAGCTGTTGGAAATCGTGGCGCTCATGGAAGCCAATCTAGAAGAGCCTATCGAACTAAACGAATTGGCGAGCTACGTAGGCGTCTCACGGCGCCAGTTAGAGCGGCTTTTTCAACGCTATCTGCTCTGTTCACCTTCCCGCTACTATCTCAAGCTGCGGTTGACCCGGGCGAGACAGCTGCTCAAGCAAACGCCGTTGTCGATCATCGAAATTGCGTCGGTCTGCGGCTTCGTCTCTACGCCGCACTTTTCGAAATGCTATCGAGAGTACTTTGGCGTGCCGCCCCGCAACGAGCGCCTGGGTGTCTCCGACCGCCAGGAGAGTCACCCCGATAAATCTGCGTCTCTGATCAAGCGGTGGGGAATCAAGCCTTACAAGAACGAGCCGTTGTCGAGTGCCCAGCAGGCGTTGGCCTACGCTCAGGGGGAGCCCACCTTTGCTAGCGTACCGGTATTGAGCTGATGTGACGTGTGAAAGTCCCTTTAAAACGTGCCGCTTACTGAGAGCGGCACGTTTTTTTTATGGGCACGGCTCCCCTTTGGCCGGTCGGCTGTTGCTCTGTTGGCGGGGAATCGGGCTGCGTCGTTTTAGCGACAGAATGACGCTTTTGGAATTTCCACGGTCGTTTCCAAGCGTCGCCCTGCCCAGCGTCGGCGCTATGCTCGCTTCATTCACCCATGTTGGAGCTTAGCCATGACCCCCTCTGAACTGCACGATGACGCCATCGTCATCGATGGATTGATCATCGCCAAATGGAACCGCGAACTGCTCGAAGACATGCGTCGCGGCGGTTTGACCGCTGCCAACTGCACCGTCTCGGTGTGGGAGGGGTTTCAGGCCACGGTCGACAACATCGTCAAATCCAATCAGCTGATGGCAGAGTGCAGCGATCTGGTGCGTCCGGTGCGCACCACCGCCGACATCACCCGCGCCAAGGAGGAGGGCAAGACTGGGATCATCTTCGGTTTCCAGAATGCCCATGCCTTCGAAGACCAGATCGGCTATGTCGAGATCTTCAAGCAGCTGGGCGTGGGCATCGTGCAGATGTGTTACAACACCCAGAATTTGGTCGGTACCGGTTGCTATGAGCGCGACGGTGGCCTGTCCGGTTTTGGCCGCGAGATCGTGGCCGAGATGAACCGTGTGGGCATGATGTGCGACCTTTCTCACGTCGGCGCCAAGACCTCCGAGGAAGTCATCCTCGAGTCCAAAAAGCCCGTCTGCTACTCCCACTGCCTGCCCTCGGGCTTGAAAGAGCATCCCCGCAACAAGTCCGACGCAGAGCTGAAGTTCATCGCCGATCACGGCGGTTTCGTCGGCGTCACCATGTTCACCCCGTTCCTCAAGAAAGGCGTCGACTCGACCATCGATGATTACTGCGAGGCCATCGAGTACATCATGAACATCGTCGGTGAAGACGCCATCGGCATTGGTACCGACTTCACCCAGGGACACGGTCAGGAGTTCTTCGAGTGGCTGACCCACGACAAGGGCTACGCACGCCGCCTGACGGACTTTGGCAAGATCATCAATCCCGAGGGAATCCGCACCGTGGGAGAGTTCCCCAATCTCACCGAGGCGCTGCTTAAGCGCGGCATGAGCGAAAAACAGGTGCGCAAGATCATGGGCGAGAACTGGGTGCGCGTGCTCAAGGACGTCTGGGGCGCCTGACGCCGAGCAGATGACTGCCTCCGAAGCGAGGGGCGCCGGGAGCATGCCGTAGAGGAGGTCCGACGCCAGGGATGGCGTCGGTAGCGTCCAAGGATGGATTCATAGCGCCTCCTCGTAGGCATGCTCCCGGGGTAGCCCCGTCGATAACCTGACATAACAAAGATTCGAGGAATATAACCGTGACCAAACTGGCCCCCGCACTGCCCATCGAAGTCGATAGCGAAACCGGCGTCTGGACGAGTGATGCCCTGCCGATGCTGTATGTGCCGCGTCACTTTTTCATCAACAACCACGTGGCCATCGAAGAGGCGCTGGGTGCCGAAAAGTACGCCGAGATTCTCTATCACGCTGGTTACAAAAGCGCCTGGCACTGGTGCGAAAAAGAGGCCGAATGCCACGGCATCGAGGGCGAGGCGGTCTTCGAGCACTACATGAATCGTCTCTCCCAGCGCGGTTGGGGGCTTTTCCTGACTGAGCAGATCGATCTCGACTCGGGTACCGCCCAGGTGCGTCTCGAGCATAGCGCGTTCGTTTACCAACTCGGCAAGACCGGTAAAAAAGAGGAGTACATGTTCACTGGCTGGTTTGCTGGTGCCATGGATCAAATCCTCGCCGCGCGGGGAAGCTCGCTGCGCACCGTGGCCGAGCAGACCCAAAGTGCTGCCGAAGAGGGCTGTGACGTTGGGCTCTTTACCGTCCAGCCGCTGAACGACGCCGCCCGCTAGCCAGAGGTAGAGGAGAGACGTACATGGCATTCGACGCAATTTTTCAGCCGATCGAAATCGGTAAACTGACGATCCGTAACCGTGTGGTCAGCACCGCCCACGCCGAAGTACACGCCACCGACGGCGGCATGACCACCGAGCGTTACGTGAGGTACTACGAGGAGAAGGCCAAAGGCGGCTGCGGTCTATGTATCTGCGGCGGCTCCTCGGTGGTCTCCATCGACAGTCCCCAGGGCTGGTGGAGCTCGGTGAACCTCTCCACCGACCGCATCATTCCGCACTTCCAGAACCTTGCCGATGCCGTGCACAAGCATGGCGGCAAGATCATGATCCAGATTACTCACATGGGCCGCCGCTCCCGCTGGGACGGTTTCAATTGGTCGACGCTGGTCTCACCCTCCGGTATCCGTGAGCCGGTGCACCGCTCTACTTGTAAAACCATCGAAGTCGAAGAGATCTGGCGCATCATCGGCGACTTCGCCCAGGCCGCGCGCCGAGCGAAAGAGGGCGGCCTCGACGGAGTCGAACTGTCGGCCGTGCACCAGCACCTGATCGACCAGTTCTGGAGTCCGCGAGTCAACAAGCGTACCGACGAGTGGGGCGGTAGCTTCGAAAACCGCATGCGCTTCGGTATGGAAGTGCTCAAGGCGGTACGCGCCGAAGTGGGTGACGACTTCTGCGTCGGCATGCGCATCTGCGGCGACGAGTTCCATCCCGACGGTCTTTCTCACGATGACATGAAGCAGATCGCCGCCTACTACGACGCCACCGGCCAAGTCGACTTCTTCGGCGTCATCGGTTCCGGCTGTGACACCCACAATACCCTGGCCAACGTCATTCCCAACATGTCCTACCCGCCGGAGCCTTTCCTCCACTTGGCGGCGGGCATCAAGGAAGTGGTCAGCGTGCCGGTGATCCATGCCCAGAACATCAAGGATCCCAACCAGGCGCAGCGTATCCTCGAAGGGGGCTATGTCGATCTGGTCGGCATGACGCGCGCCCACATCGCCGATCCCCACCTGATCGCCAAGATCAAAATGGGGCAGGTCGACCAGATCAAGCAGTGCGTCGGCGCCAACTACTGCATCGACCGCCAGTATCAAGGCCTGGACGTGCTGTGTATCCAGAACGCGGCGACCTCGCGGGAGTACATGGGACTGCCGCACATCATCGAGAAGAGCGAGGGTGGCAAGCGTAAGGTCGTCGTGGTCGGCGGCGGTCCTGGTGGTATGGAAGCGGCGCGGGTGGCGGCCGAACGCGGTCACGATGTCACGCTGTTTGAAGCGGCGGACGCCCTGGGTGGCCAGATCACCATTGCCGCCCAGGCACCGCAGCGCGACCAGATTGCCGGTATCACCCGCTGGTATCAGCTCGAACTGGCGCGTCTCAAGGTCGACCTGCGCCTCGGTACCCGCGCCGACGAGGCAACGCTGCTCGATTTGCGCCCCGACATCGTCGTCCTGGCCACCGGCGGACAGCCGTTCCTGAGCCAGCACCCCGAGTGGGGCTACTCGGACAATCCCGAGGAAAGCCTAGTGGTCAGTACCTGGGACATCCTCTCCGGTAAGGTCGAGCCGGGGAAAAACGTGCTGATCTATGACGCCATCTGCGAGTTCTCCGGCGTCTCGGCGGCCGACTATTTGGCCGACAAGGGCGCCAAGGTGGAGATCGTCACCGACGACATCAAGCCCGGCGCAGCGGTGGGCGGCACCACCTTCCCGACCTACTACCGCAGCCTCTACGAGAAGGAGGTGATCATGTCCTCCGACCTGATGCTGCATAAGGTCTACCGCGAAGGCGGCAGCCTGGTGGCGGTGCTCGAAAACGAGTACACCGGCGCCCTGGAAGAGCGCGTGGTGGATCAAGTGGTCGTCGAGAACGGCGTGCGCCCCGATGAGTCGCTCTACTACGCCCTCAAGGAGCAGTCTCGCAATAAAGGGCAGGTGGATCTGGAGGCGCTCTATGCGATTCAGCCTCAGCCCTGCCTGAGCGAAGAGGGGGATGGCTTCCTGCTGTTCCGCCTGGGCGACTGCACGGCACCGCGTAATACCCACGCGGCCATCTACGATGCCCTGCGAATCTGCAAGGACTTTTGACCCGAGCGAGAGCCGGGGCGCCGGTGGAAGACCGTAGCGAGGGTCGTTTGACAGGGCCGTAAAACAGTTCCGTACGTTTACGGCATTTCCGCCATCCATGGCGGTCATATGTCGAAAGTAGCGCCCAGGGATGGGCAGACAGCGCCCTCGCCGAGGTCTGCCGCCGGAGCAGCCCCGCCGCGAAAGATGAGGTGAGTACTATGCTCGAAACGCTCTTGCCGATACT includes:
- a CDS encoding CLCA_X family protein; this translates as MSFHERPFFRNGPTHRADSASSFGAIRRQFDFRSIEIGRWVTREERDRAAALFHDALCDLMLILQGNETLISLRGALALQYGTGGRPGVSAHYDPSQRSFALAKNAGPGSIAHEWFHAFDHFIAPKCFQDLPSNAFASAAWLTNAAPIRHPLNQRLLACFRAILLQPDGQQPSALFFNAAAMDKALGQLYYSKPEEMCARAFEAFVQDAPIKNHFLVKGTQCSPDAERGLYPVGEQRAAINRAFNHYFSSLGAALSLEQ
- a CDS encoding type 1 glutamine amidotransferase domain-containing protein, which encodes MSKRILMVLTSHDQLGDTGEKTGFWLEELAAPYYVFKDAGAEITLASPKGGQPPLDPKSDAEESQTDDTRRFQQDETAKVELANTHRLSDMSADDFDAVFYPGGHGPLWDLVDDEDSIHLIETFIAQGKPVASVCHAPIVLVNAKDVSGEPLVKGRQVTGFTNGEEEAVGLTNVVPHLVEDALQKCGGIYSKADIFTPYVREDGQLITGQNPPSSAPTAEALMAWFTR
- a CDS encoding GlxA family transcriptional regulator — encoded protein: MTSHSVKDSATTNRACEPQTLGFLLLDNFTLISLASAIDPLRMANQLAGRELYRWYTLTQDGLPVRASDGLQVTPDASIHTPLSLEWVVVCGGVGPQHSVTREHLRWLQAQARQVKRLGSVCTGSWALGQAGLLDHYETSVHWECLPSMQEAFPNVILTPHLFSIDRDRFTASGGTAPLDMMLNLIAHDHGKELSAGISEMFIYERVRNEQDQQRVPLKHVLGTTQPKLLEIVALMEANLEEPIELNELASYVGVSRRQLERLFQRYLLCSPSRYYLKLRLTRARQLLKQTPLSIIEIASVCGFVSTPHFSKCYREYFGVPPRNERLGVSDRQESHPDKSASLIKRWGIKPYKNEPLSSAQQALAYAQGEPTFASVPVLS
- a CDS encoding DUF5943 domain-containing protein, whose protein sequence is MTKLAPALPIEVDSETGVWTSDALPMLYVPRHFFINNHVAIEEALGAEKYAEILYHAGYKSAWHWCEKEAECHGIEGEAVFEHYMNRLSQRGWGLFLTEQIDLDSGTAQVRLEHSAFVYQLGKTGKKEEYMFTGWFAGAMDQILAARGSSLRTVAEQTQSAAEEGCDVGLFTVQPLNDAAR
- the dgcA gene encoding dimethylglycine demethylation protein DgcA, with translation MAFDAIFQPIEIGKLTIRNRVVSTAHAEVHATDGGMTTERYVRYYEEKAKGGCGLCICGGSSVVSIDSPQGWWSSVNLSTDRIIPHFQNLADAVHKHGGKIMIQITHMGRRSRWDGFNWSTLVSPSGIREPVHRSTCKTIEVEEIWRIIGDFAQAARRAKEGGLDGVELSAVHQHLIDQFWSPRVNKRTDEWGGSFENRMRFGMEVLKAVRAEVGDDFCVGMRICGDEFHPDGLSHDDMKQIAAYYDATGQVDFFGVIGSGCDTHNTLANVIPNMSYPPEPFLHLAAGIKEVVSVPVIHAQNIKDPNQAQRILEGGYVDLVGMTRAHIADPHLIAKIKMGQVDQIKQCVGANYCIDRQYQGLDVLCIQNAATSREYMGLPHIIEKSEGGKRKVVVVGGGPGGMEAARVAAERGHDVTLFEAADALGGQITIAAQAPQRDQIAGITRWYQLELARLKVDLRLGTRADEATLLDLRPDIVVLATGGQPFLSQHPEWGYSDNPEESLVVSTWDILSGKVEPGKNVLIYDAICEFSGVSAADYLADKGAKVEIVTDDIKPGAAVGGTTFPTYYRSLYEKEVIMSSDLMLHKVYREGGSLVAVLENEYTGALEERVVDQVVVENGVRPDESLYYALKEQSRNKGQVDLEALYAIQPQPCLSEEGDGFLLFRLGDCTAPRNTHAAIYDALRICKDF
- a CDS encoding M20/M25/M40 family metallo-hydrolase — its product is MSDTAKPWTQPMPDAQFKLMRDILAAPSPVGLEGAMTYGVLKPYFESFAPSDWHLHQFKGNAGVVLDTHPGRDDMFKLMIIGHADKIRMQVRSIGEDGKVWINTDSFLPGVLIGHEVTLFSEDPNAPGHYRSIEGGTVEALGAIHFSDPAQRDGSKGIKKEQIYLDLQIHGENKKQQVLNLGVRPGDSIIFNRPIRSGFSPNTFYGAYLDNGLGCFVTAEVARLIAEAGGTEKVRVMFAIASYEEIGRFGSRVLAGELKPDALIGVDVNHDYVAAPGIGDKRMQPLEMGKGFTLSVGSIASEQLNRIIASAAKEQDIPMQRDIVGVDTGTDGMAGVLASIDSAATSMGFPIRNMHTISETGNTHDVLAAIHALHHTIKTLDTLPNPKQAFLDNHPRLDQASPLTHQGSAKPENDDEKSA
- a CDS encoding dipeptidase, encoding MTPSELHDDAIVIDGLIIAKWNRELLEDMRRGGLTAANCTVSVWEGFQATVDNIVKSNQLMAECSDLVRPVRTTADITRAKEEGKTGIIFGFQNAHAFEDQIGYVEIFKQLGVGIVQMCYNTQNLVGTGCYERDGGLSGFGREIVAEMNRVGMMCDLSHVGAKTSEEVILESKKPVCYSHCLPSGLKEHPRNKSDAELKFIADHGGFVGVTMFTPFLKKGVDSTIDDYCEAIEYIMNIVGEDAIGIGTDFTQGHGQEFFEWLTHDKGYARRLTDFGKIINPEGIRTVGEFPNLTEALLKRGMSEKQVRKIMGENWVRVLKDVWGA